The following proteins are encoded in a genomic region of Debaryomyces hansenii CBS767 chromosome G complete sequence:
- a CDS encoding DEHA2G21428p (similar to uniprot|P38874 Saccharomyces cerevisiae YHR187W IKI1 Subunit of the Elp4p-Iki1p-Elp6p-subcomplex of RNA polymerase II elongator complex which is a histone acetyltransferase), translating to MMSRVRTIFNQSGSIMKWYYNGLSFTLFRLYIAMSSQNSTVLLNRLLSLKENSPFILVLDSLIQSSYNILREFAYKCSNNKIIYISFETLNKPSFASSFIQCSGLPAAEVSKKIKSEILEVGETTSSKCLVIVDSLNYIANDELAHFISSTISPNISLVGVFHTNLPQPHSSVMNYPSSLSLLSYIASSIFEIEPFYQDKIDEETLDNKISRLRFPINCSLNSTTYKLTLTNRRKSGRSLIYQFMVNSITHTYDVFKEAKEEAIDPEDESMLKDLTTFNLTTSSKQKLAREQVELPFMEAQEAMGSSGGAIVYEFEKDDDYDEEDPYEDPF from the coding sequence ATGATGAGTCGTGTGCGAACAATATTCAATCAGAGCGGCAGTATAATGAAATGGTACTATAATGGATTAAGCTTCACCCTTTTTAGATTATACATAGCAATGTCGAGTCAAAACTCTACAGTCTTGTTGAATAGGTTGTTGtctttgaaagaaaattctCCTTTCATATTGGTTTtggattcattaattcaatCTTCATACAATATACTCCGAGAGTTCGCCTATAAATGTTCTAATaacaaaattatatatatttcattcgAAACGTTGAACAAGCCTTCTTTTGCTAGTTCATTCATACAATGTTCAGGACTTCCAGCAGCTGAAGTCAGtaaaaaaatcaaatcaGAAATTTTGGAAGTTGGAGAAACAACATCAAGCAAATGCTTAGTGATAGTCGattcattgaattatattgcAAACGATGAACTAGCGCATTTTATATCTAGTACTATACTGCCAAATATCAGTTTAGTTGGTGTTTTCCATACGAATTTGCCGCAGCCTCATAGCAGCGTTATGAATTATCCATCTTCGTTAAGTTTATTGTCATACATCGCCAGTTCGATCTTTGAAATAGAACCATTCTATCAAGATAAAATTGACGAGGAGACGCtagataataaaataagCAGATTGCGATTCCCaataaattgttctttAAACAGCACGACTTACAAGCTCACGCTAACcaacagaagaaaatcaGGTAGATCgttgatttatcaatttatgGTTAATTCGATAACTCACACGTATGATGTATTCAAGGAAgctaaagaagaagctatCGATCCCGAGGATGAAAGTATGTTGAAAGATTTAACTACATTTAATTTGACTACTAGCTCTAAACAAAAACTTGCCAGAGAGCAAGTTGAGCTTCCATTCATGGAAGCACAAGAAGCAATGGGTTCTTCGGGAGGAGCTATTGTctatgaatttgaaaaggaTGATGATTACGATGAGGAGGACCCTTATGAAGATCCGTTCTAA
- a CDS encoding DEHA2G21406p (similar to uniprot|P38875 Saccharomyces cerevisiae YHR188C GPI16 Transmembrane protein subunit of the glycosylphosphatidylinositol transamidase complex), with product MLFWKLFLLSVWFMIVGAEKYAESLNLKPLPRNSLLATFQFDVESLPTKLGYYNETIEIGDRSISDGTHYNYFPRSLGPIIESTNTRELHLRFTQGWWDSELWGRLPLNGLKSGGTGVEVSAVIEAPNLESAKKDWNKLSNSLSGFFCASLNFIDDTITTTPKHHSNNNGHFISNSNNNLYFLRAALPSEPICTENLTPFLKLLPTRGKAGISSLLEGHRVFDSLWHGMSIDVITECDEVDSTCHLSMSQSVNSVIDIMRSIRKKKEGIPRPTPGDELRCDDSKVFNIWQCFPLGDPTNVTWDLETVFGRTINGPALIGDSKTTSINIEIDSNFWETDVIKSSDESSDVSALSMSPDSKSIEYFVDEPFKYNFKFTSSDSRKTAPIETPPLHVYRSLTGYSQDQGGFRVVLSNPSPSESIDFIYFETLPWYMRLYLNTLTMTVKDETGFNEIDTEQSNYIKNRYYKPAIDRTRPSHLEFSVSLPANTTMTLTYQFDKSLLLYAEYPPDANHGFAIDPAVISVLDEAKNSVYEMRTTSLLLYLPTPDFSMPYNVIILTCTVMSLAFGSIFNLLTKQVITEQEFEKIAANGKISIIINHIRDKIKTIKTRH from the coding sequence ATGCTATTCTGGAAGCTTTTTTTGCTTTCTGTATGGTTCATGATAGTTGGGGCTGAAAAATATGCCGaatcattgaatttgaagccTTTGCCACGGAATAGTTTGTTAGCTacatttcaatttgatGTCGAATCATTGCCAACAAAGTTAGGCTATTACAATGAAACCATAGAAATCGGTGATAGATCCATATCTGATGGAACCCATTATAATTACTTTCCAAGATCGTTAGGGCCAATAATTGAGTCTACAAACACAAGAGAATTACATTTAAGATTCACACAGGGCTGGTGGGATTCTGAGTTATGGGGACGCTTGCCCTTGAACGGTTTAAAGAGTGGTGGAACTGGAGTTGAGGTTTCAGCGGTTATAGAAGCTCCCAATCTAGAATCGGCTAAAAAAGACTGGAATAAGTTATCGAATTCTTTGTCGGGTTTTTTCTGTGCATCtcttaattttattgatgatacCATCACAACTACACCAAAGCATCattctaataataacgGCCATTTCATACTgaattctaataataacttaTATTTTTTAAGAGCTGCTCTTCCTAGTGAGCCAATCTGCACCGAGAATTTAACtccatttttgaaattattgccTACTAGAGGAAAGGCAGGTATTTCGTCATTGTTAGAGGGCCACAGGGTATTTGACTCTTTGTGGCATGGAATGTCTATTGATGTCATTACGGAATGTGATGAAGTTGATTCAACTTGTCATTTGTCAATGAGTCAAAGTGTGAATTCTGTTATTGATATCATGAGATCGATTCGTAAGAAGAAGGAAGGAATCCCAAGGCCAACTCCTGGCGATGAATTGCGTTGCGATGATTCGAAAGTATTCAACATTTGGCAATGCTTTCCGCTTGGTGATCCAACTAATGTCACCTGGGATTTGGAAACTGTCTTCGGTAGAACTATTAATGGGCCGGCTTTGATTGGCGACTCTAAGACAACATCgattaatattgaaattgactCAAACTTTTGGGAAACAGACGTGATTAAGTCATCTGATGAATCGTCCGATGTATCTGCTTTATCTATGTCACCAGATTCCAAATCCATTGAGTACTTTGTTGATGAACCTTTCAAatacaatttcaaatttactTCTAGCGATAGTCGAAAGACCGCTCCTATAGAAACCCCACCTTTGCATGTATATCGTTCATTAACAGGATATTCACAAGACCAAGGTGGATTTCGCGTAGTTTTATCCAACCCATCGCCTAGTGAATccattgattttatttattttgaaactTTGCCTTGGTACATGAGATTGTATTTAAATACCTTGACCATGACAGTCAAGGATGAGACTGGattcaatgaaattgatacaGAGCAATCAAACTATATAAAAAACCGCTATTATAAACCAGCCATTGATAGAACAAGGCCATCACACTTGGAATTTTCAGTCTCCTTACCAGCAAATACAACTATGACTCTAACAtatcaatttgataaatcgttattattatacGCAGAATACCCACCGGATGCAAATCATGGATTCGCTATTGATCCGGCCGTTATCAGCGTATTAGATGAAGCAAAGAATAGCGTCTATGAGATGCGGACTACAAGTTTATTGTTATATTTACCAACTCCTGATTTTTCAATGCCATATAATGTCATTATTTTGACTTGTACGGTAATGTCCTTAGCTTTCGGATCTATATTTAACTTATTGACCAAGCAAGTTATTACCGAACAAGAATTTGAGAAAATTGCTGCAAATGGGAAGAtaagtattattattaaccATATAAGAGATAAAATAAAGACAATAAAAACGCGCCACTGA
- a CDS encoding DEHA2G21472p (some similarities with CA3325|IPF6890 Candida albicans IPF6890) — translation MAMESVSEITMAPNNGNTPSKFESIENYQNLQQQQQYSPYFSQRNYILVNSNEQKITNSTMNNGSQDHQLLYSEIQSNSLRPAHIISPSKQAPEGYICVGRVIESPTKKTSLSPTQKGLFILNEDSNMVMSEFPSTFNPRKTSNMPPKEKVNKWIQNVPFRIIHDDILISECYPAIPSSSSNSESSMDFADNQDILELQCRRITRYTTHMYTKEDEPVARIDESSDDDFYDSEGNLIQYDTNIAHMESTFDNFFSGKGNQPIEYIINSTL, via the coding sequence ATGGCCATGGAGTCAGTTTCAGAGATAACTATGGCACCCAATAATGGAAATACTCCACtgaaatttgaaagtattgaaaattatcagaatttacagcaacagcagcaaTATTCACCATATTTTTCTCAGAGGAACTATATTCTAGTGAATTCTAATGAACAAAAAATTACAAACTCCACTATGAATAATGGTTCTCAGGACCATCAATTGCTTTATTCAGAGATTCAATCGAATTCTCTCAGACCGGCTCATATAATTTCTCCTAGTAAGCAGGCTCCCGAAGGATACATCTGTGTCGGGCGAGTTATTGAATCTCCAACAAAAAAAACATCTCTTAGCCCAACACAGAAGGGActtttcattttgaatgaGGACTCTAATATGGTTATGCTGGAGTTTCCATCGACCTTCAATCCTAGGAAAACTAGTAACATGCCACCCAAGGAAAAAGTAAATAAATGGATCCAAAACGTTCCATTTCGAATTATACACGATGATATACTAATACTGGAATGCTACCCTGCTATTCCGTCTTCAAGTAGTAATTCTGAATCTAGCATGGACTTTGCTGATAATCAAGACATTTTAGAATTACAATGCAGAAGAATAACTCGTTATACAACTCATATGTATACCAAGGAAGATGAGCCTGTTGCCCGTATTGATGAATCTTCTGATGATGACTTTTACGACAGTGAAGGTAACTTGATTCAGTACGATACAAACATAGCCCATATGGAAAGCACATtcgataatttttttagtGGGAAAGGGAACCAACCAATTGagtatattattaactCTACATTATGA
- a CDS encoding DEHA2G21450p (similar to uniprot|P49955 Saccharomyces cerevisiae YMR288W HSH155 U2-snRNP associated splicing factor), with the protein MPSEKQRKKNLAGSYTIPTALADVIREQHKHEDAISSQELKQNLSKNDYQQRKFQRNIDLNLDNLKTYKETMEEREFEREEAHVRNLIKKKEEEKGTTENAITSEPTKRQRKRRWDVGPDQLLDQNTNNENVDSGIVQSTKKIKSDEDDISSALTADDRNIPIINGIPLTNEIIDKILPPGYVVVPPPEEFEQFDPSIAPDMTEITSNYYVPPSVDQDSIQTKKLMEGQLTTEIPGVTGLSFIKQEDMKYFGKLMTANDEEDSSLEQKKEIRLMKLLLKIKNGTPGIRKKSLRQLTDNSRTFGPKVLFNQILPLLLEPNLDDHERHVLVKLVGRILFHLDDLVRPYTHKILMVVSPLLIDEDFTIRLEARDIISSLTRAAGLANMIANLRPDLDHVDEYVRNVTSRVFAIVANTLGLVNFIPFLKAVIKSKKNWMVRHTGIKIVQQLCILLGGGNGNSILPYLSQLMTVLKPGLTDEILQVRTMTALTLSQLAENVKPYGIGSFEEVLEPAWLGLRSHRGKGLATFLKCIGSIIPLMCHDPNYEEYANYYTKELMTVITREFNSPDEDMKITILKIMINLPLSRHLIKNYHKEIIKPFLRFFWNRRTASDSQQLSKLVVDATSQLAMKFDFLEILECIVIYTKDENESLRRMCVETINKMVSSNADYLIGLDSQLEIKLVDGILFAFQEQSVYHRVYLMVFDAVSKALNVRLKPHMNSIISTILYRLKNKTPEIRQQASDLITIIAPIIKNCSEGNDEVIMKLILILYESLGEIYPEVLGSLLSALYACIDNVDKNSLYTMSNPSINQILPTLTPILKNRQDKVQESCIKLVGLIARKNSETINAKEWMRICFELLDMLKSPKKRIRIAANDTFGYIARTIGPQDVLAMLLNNLRVQERQLRVCTAVAIGIVAEICAPFTILPALMNEYRIPENNVQNGVLKALSFLFEYIDGNMTKDYLFAITPLLEDALTDRDQVHRQTAATVIRHMALNCVGLTNDDYYDVFIHYLNLLLPNVYETSPHVINRILESIEGIRAVIGMGSFSNYIWAGLFHPARKVRNPYWKIYNSAYVQHSDALVPYYPQLDKLQDDDTINYKIEELDLFI; encoded by the coding sequence ATGCCGTCTGAAAAAcagaggaagaagaatttggCGGGCAGCTATACGATACCTACAGCATTAGCGGATGTAATCCGAGAGCAGCACAAGCATGAAGACGCAATCTCTTCGCAAGAGTTGAAACAGAACCTTAGTAAAAATGACTATCAACAACGGAAATTTCAGAGAAATATAGACCTAAACCTCgacaatttgaaaacttatAAGGAAACAATGGAGGAACGTGAGtttgaaagagaagaagcCCATGTAAGAAACCTAATtaagaaaaaagaagagGAGAAGGGAACAACAGAAAATGCCATAACTAGCGAACCAACAAAGAGACagagaaaaagaagatggGACGTAGGACCTGATCAATTGTTGGACCAgaatacaaataatgagAATGTTGATCTGGGAATTGTACAATCaacgaagaaaataaaatcagaTGAGGATGACATCTCAAGCGCCTTAACTGCTGACGACAGAAATATCCCGATTATTAACGGTATTCCATTAACGAAcgaaataattgataaaatactACCACCTGGATACGTCGTGGTACCACCAcctgaagaatttgaacaatttgaCCCATCTATAGCTCCTGATATGACAGAAATTACTTCGAATTATTACGTACCACCTTCAGTTGACCAAGATAGCattcaaacaaaaaaattgatggAGGGACAATTAACTACCGAAATTCCAGGTGTGACTGGTTTAAGTTTCATTAAGCAGGAGGacatgaaatattttggaaagTTGATGACTGCaaacgatgaagaagattcaTCCCTCGAACAAAAGAAGGAAATAAGGCTTATGAAGcttttattgaagattaaGAATGGTACTCCAGGTATACGTAAGAAATCATTGCGTCAATTGACCGATAATTCACGAACATTCGGTCCGAAAGTCTTgtttaatcaaattttacCACTTTTACTTGAACCTAACTTAGATGATCATGAAAGACATGTTTTGGTTAAATTGGttggaagaattttatttcatttagATGATTTGGTCAGGCCTTATACACATAAGATTTTGATGGTTGTTTCTCCGTTACTAATAGATGAAGATTTCACGATAAGATTAGAGGCAAGAGACATAATTTCTAGTTTAACTAGAGCCGCTGGTTTGGCTAATATGATTGCAAACTTGAGACCTGATTTAGATCATGTCGACGAATATGTTAGGAATGTAACATCCCGTGTATTCGCTATCGTTGCAAATACTTTAGGTCTAGTAAATTTCATTCCATTTTTGAAAGCAGTGATAAAATCTAAGAAAAATTGGATGGTAAGACATACAGGGATCAAAATTGTTCAACAGctatgtatattattaggGGGTGGAAATGGTAATTCCATCTTGCCTTACTTATCTCAGTTAATGACTGTTTTGAAACCAGGATTAACAGATGAGATACTACAGGTTCGTACAATGACAGCACTAACTTTATCTCAACTAGCAGAAAATGTAAAGCCATATGGGATTGGGTCGTTCGAAGAGGTTTTGGAACCAGCGTGGTTGGGATTACGAAGTCATAGAGGCAAAGGCTTGGCTACTTTTTTGAAATGTATTGGGTCAATAATACCTTTGATGTGTCACGATCCAAattatgaagaatatgCTAACTACTATACAAAGGAATTAATGACAGTAATTACAAGAGAATTTAATTCTCCCGATGAGGATATGAAAATtacaattttgaagattatGATCAACTTACCATTATCCAGacatttaataaagaattaccacaaagaaataataaagccGTTTTTAAGATTTTTCTGGAATAGGAGAACAGCATCAGATTCACAGCAATTAAGCAAGCTCGTTGTTGATGCTACTTCACAACTTGCAATGAAGTTTGATTTCTTAGAAATTCTAGAGTGCATTGTAATTTATAccaaagatgaaaatgaatcttTAAGGAGGATGTGCGTGGAAACTATAAACAAGATGGTTTCTTCAAATGCTGATTATCTTATCGGATTAGATTCTCAGCTCGAGATTAAACTCGTAGATGGTATTTTATTTGCCTTTCAAGAACAATCCGTTTATCATAGAGTATATCTAATGGTATTTGATGCTGTGTCGAAAGCTCTTAATGTGAGACTTAAACCACatatgaattcaataattaGTACTATATTATACCGCTTGAAGAATAAAACCCCAGAAATAAGACAGCAAGCTTCAGActtaataacaataatagcacctattatcaaaaattgttcTGAAGGTAACGACGaagtaataatgaaattaattctaattctatACGAATCGCTAGGCGAAATTTATCCAGAGGTTTTGGGGTCTCTTTTGAGTGCATTATATGCATGTATCGACAATGTCGataaaaattctttatataCCATGTCAAATCCCtcaattaatcaaatattacCTACTTTGACaccaattttgaagaatcgACAGGATAAGGTTCAGGAATCTTGTATAAAATTAGTTGGATTAATTGCTAGAAAGAATTCTGAGACCATTAATGCAAAGGAATGGATGCGTATTTgctttgaattattggacATGTTGAAGAGCCCGAAGAAACGTATAAGAATAGCAGCAAATGATACATTTGGTTACATTGCACGTACCATAGGCCCTCAGGATGTCCTTGCGATGTtactaaataatttaagAGTTCAGGAACGTCAATTAAGAGTTTGCACAGCTGTAGCAATAGGTATCGTGGCTGAAATATGTGCTCCTTTTACTATACTTCCAGCACTCATGAATGAATATAGAATACCTGAAAATAATGTGCAAAATGGTGTCTTGAAAGCACTCAGCTTTTTATTTGAGTATATTGATGGTAATATGACCAAAGATTATTTGTTTGCTATAACACCTTTACTTGAGGATGCATTGACAGATAGAGACCAAGTCCATCGTCAAACAGCGGCAACTGTAATTAGACATATGGCCCTCAACTGCGTTGGCTTAACTAATGACGATTATTATGATGtttttattcattatttgaatttgctaTTACCTAACGTGTATGAGACTTCACCCCACGTTATTAATCGTATTTTAGAAAGTATTGAAGGAATAAGAGCAGTAATTGGGATGGGTAGCTTTTCGAATTATATTTGGGCCGGATTATTTCATCCCGCACGGAAAGTCAGAAATCCATACTGGAAAATATACAACAGTGCTTATGTTCAACATAGTGATGCTCTCGTTCCTTATTATCCGCAACTTGACAAGCTTCAAGATGACGATActataaattataaaatcgaagaattggatttatttatttag
- a CDS encoding DEHA2G21494p (similar to uniprot|P07276 Saccharomyces cerevisiae YGR258C RAD2 Single-stranded DNA endonuclease), giving the protein MGVNSLWDILGPSARPVRLEALSRKKLAVDASIWIYQFLKAVRDQEGNSMPQAHIVGFFRRICKLLYFGIYPIFVFDGGAPALKRQTINQRRERREGKKESKEQTARKLLAIQVHRKADQAKYRPKDQDFNDETVYLEDLPNLHPLHGPGGEGDKNQLSPEKHTKFVKKDEYHLPELKKIKAPNGDLRIMPEEEEFDELAKESFDNVNGVDINTVDPNSKEFSELPLETQYMVLSHLRLRSRLRMGFNKDQLENLFPNSMDFSKFQIQQVQKRNFYTQKLMNVSGMGDEGNATRRIAGDKDRKYALVRNDDGWTLALDENGSSIDKPIALDSNTDENKVTVEANNNKDSNNSNKSHKVTIVESDNEEEEEEEEEEIEWDDVPLEGNDVEETEEEKDVQKAIIESIYNMYEDKTSDDSHSAKELRQAIESSKKDLLDLKIREEDMISNGILNWRNDLMTDDSQEQHDYQKNETELKPLPDLQSFSFGQSMLFQNASETEADDIQKSEANNVISSGDDKKNPTSNVLTFQKQINSDSDNPKNVYMSGKHEPEVVQSEDELTDMTEERSNRTTDNNSGTTANIKNQPLPSWFNEEISQMGNYEQETFVPENDSKKRKYQEDEEVGLISWNEAKDMMGDDYEKDYSDASIEEVQVNNDKVVDNNNNYNSNNNTSTDIGRVDSTSEPTAKIADEARDKDKERKGVVLDYDFEEEDEEQFIEQMKEEENEHEMFKSHIRANHEIPPPPIHTSITNEQLLQEQLQKAKRDSDEVTETMIRDVQELLRRFGIPYITAPMEAEAQCAELLKLNLVDGIITDDSDCFLFGGDKVYKNMFNQKQYVECYIMNDINSRMGLSQEKLIDLALLLGSDYTEGIKGIGPVMAMEILAEFGSLKKFKQWFDENTKTTVPPDKSGLTSIKRSLLNRIKNGTFFLPESFPDNVIFDAYKQPEVDHDKSEFKWGVPSLDQIRSFLMYNVSWSQARVDEVMVPLIRDMNRKKAEGTQSTISEFFPQDYIQTRKEIGLGKRMKTAAQRLNKNKKG; this is encoded by the coding sequence ATGGGTGTCAACTCTTTATGGGATATTTTGGGACCATCAGCCAGGCCTGTTAGGTTAGAGGCGTTgtcaagaaaaaaattagcTGTTGATGCATCGATTTGGATTTATCAGTTTTTGAAAGCAGTTAGAGATCAAGAAGGAAATTCAATGCCGCAAGCACATATAGTAGGCTTTTTTAGAAGAATATGCAAACTATTATATTTTGGGATATATCctatttttgtttttgatGGTGGAGCACCGGCGTTGAAACGTCAGACAATTAATCAAAGACGGGAGAGAAGAGAAGGCAAAAAGGAAAGCAAAGAACAAACGGCTCGTAAATTATTAGCAATTCAAGTTCATAGAAAAGCGGATCAAGCAAAATATAGACCAAAAGATCAAGATTTCAATGATGAAACAGTGTACTTGGAAGATTTACCTAACTTACATCCTCTTCATGGGCCGGGTGGGGAAGGAGATAAAAACCAACTTTCACCAGAAAAGCATACCAAATTTGTGAAAAAGGACGAATATCACTTACctgaattaaagaaaataaaagcACCTAATGGTGATTTAAGAATTATGCCAGAGGAGGAGGAGTTCGATGAGTTAGCAAAAGaatcatttgataatgTAAATGGAGTTGACATTAATACAGTTGACCCCAATTCCAAAGAATTTCTGGAATTACCATTAGAGACTCAGTACATGGTCTTGTCACATTTGAGATTGAGGTCAAGATTAAGAATGGGGTTCAATAAAGATCAATTAGAGAATTTGTTTCCAAACAGCATGGACttttccaaatttcaaattcaacaagtGCAAAAGAGAAACTTTTATACccaaaaattgatgaatgtCAGTGGAATGGGCGACGAGGGAAATGCTACTAGAAGGATTGCAGGTGACAAAGATAGAAAATACGCATTGGTTAGGAATGATGATGGATGGACTTTAGCATTAGATGAAAATGGATCTTCAATTGACAAGCCAATTGCATTGGATAGTAATACGGATGAGAATAAGGTAACGGTCGAagccaataataataaagatagtaataatagtaataaaaGCCATAAAGTCACAATTGTTGAatctgataatgaagaagaagaagaagaagaagaagaagaaattgaatggGACGATGTACCATTAGAAGGAAATGATGTCGAGgaaacagaagaagaaaaggatgTTCAGAAAGCTATAATAGAATCTATATACAATATGTACGAAGATAAAACTTCAGATGACTCCCATTCGGCGAAAGAATTAAGACAAGCCATAGAAAGTTCAAAAAAAGATTTACTCGATCTAAAGATTAGGGAAGAGGATATGATACTGAATGGAATTTTAAATTGGAGAAACGATTTAATGACGGATGATTCTCAAGAACAACACGATTATCAGAAAAATGAAACCGAGTTGAAACCATTACCAGACTTGCAAAGTTTTTCGTTTGGCCAATCAATGTTATTTCAAAATGCCCTGGAAACTGAGGCAGATGATATTCAAAAGTCGGAAGCTAACAATGTGATATCTTCAGGTGATGACAAAAAGAATCCAACGTCAAATGTATTGACATTTcagaaacaaattaattCGGATCTGGATAATCCTAAGAACGTGTACATGTCAGGAAAACACGAGCCGGAAGTAGTCCAACTGGAAGATGAACTAACTGATATGACGGAAGAACGATCAAATAGAACTactgataataatagtgGTACAACCGCCAATATAAAAAATCAACCGCTACCTCTGTGGttcaatgaagaaatatccCAAATGGGAAATTATGAACAGGAGACATTCGTACCAGAAAACGATTCTAAAAAGAGAAAGTatcaagaagatgaagaagtgGGATTGATTTCATGGAACGAAGCTAAAGATATGATGGGggatgattatgaaaagGATTATTCTGATGCTTCCATAGAAGAAGTCCaagttaataatgataaagtagttgataataataataattataatagtaataataatacatcTACAGATATAGGTCGAGTCGATAGTACAAGCGAACCGACAGCAAAAATAGCAGATGAAGCTAGGGATAAGGATAAAGAGAGAAAAGGAGTTGTATTGGATTACGATTTTGAAGAGGAGGATGAGGAACAGTTTATAGAGCAAATGAAAGAAGAGGAAAATGAACACGAAATGTTCAAGTCTCATATCAGAGCCAATCATGAAATTCCACCACCTCCTATTCATACAAGCATTACAAACGAGCAATTATTACAAGAACAATTACAGAAAGCTAAAAGAGACTCTGATGAAGTCACGGAAACTATGATTAGGGATGTTCAGGAACTATTGagaagatttggaataCCGTACATTACTGCACCAATGGAAGCTGAAGCCCAATGTgctgaattattaaagttaaaCTTGGTAGATGGTATCATTACCGATGATAGTGATTGCTTTTTATTCGGCGGTGACAAAGTTTATAAAAATATGTTCAATCAAAAGCAATACGTGGAATGCTATATAATGAACGATATAAACTCGAGAATGGGTCTATCgcaagaaaaattaatagattTAGCTCTTCTTCTAGGCAGTGATTATACAGAAGGGATCAAAGGAATTGGTCCAGTAATGGCAATGGAAATATTAGCAGAGTTTGGGTCTcttaaaaaatttaaacaatGGTTCGATGAGAATACAAAGACCACCGTTCCTCCAGATAAATCCGGTTTAACTAGTATCAAAAGGAGTTTGTTgaatagaattaaaaacGGGACGTTTTTTTTACCTGAATCATTCCCAGACAATGTAATCTTCGATGCCTACAAGCAACCTGAAGTTGATCATGACAAAAGTGAATTTAAATGGGGAGTTCCTAGTTTAGACCAAATCAGGTCCTTCTTGATGTATAATGTGAGTTGGTCACAAGCAAGAGTCGACGAAGTAATGGTACCGCTTATTAGAGATATGAACCGTAAAAAGGCTGAAGGTACCCAATCAACTATTAGTGAATTTTTTCCTCAGGACTATATTCAAACAAGAAAGGAGATTGGCTTGGGTAAGAGGATGAAAACTGCAGCACAGAGACTAAATAAGAACAAAAAAGGGTGA